ATCGTGAAAGCGAGATCGGCTGTAACTTCAGCCGGGCAATCCTGAAAGATGCCAGCTTCAAGCTGTGCGACTTAACCATGAATAATTTCGGCTATGCCGAAGCGCTGGGCATTGAGATCGCCGAATGCCGCGTGCAGGGTGCGGATTTCCGTGGCGCCAGCTTTATGAATATGATCACGGCAAAAACCTGGTTTTGCAGCGCCTATATCACCAAAAGCAATCTGAGCTACGCCAACTTTTCTAAGGTGGTGTTGGAAAAGTGCGAACTGTGGGAAAACCGCTGGGTCGGCACTAACGTGCTGGGCGCCTCTTTTAGCGGGTCCGACCTCTCCGGCGGCGAATTCAGCTCGTTTGACTGGCGATCGGCGAATTTCACCCACTGTGATTTAACCCAATCTGTGATTAGCGAGCTGGATATCCGTACAACGGATCTTGAAGGCGTCAAGCTGAACAGCACGCAGCTTGCTATTCTGGCGGAACGCCTGGGAATTATGCTGGTCGACTAAGACTGACGGGTGCGACGCCTTAGCGGGTTGGGCAGCCAGCGGC
The sequence above is a segment of the Erwinia aphidicola genome. Coding sequences within it:
- a CDS encoding Qnr family pentapeptide repeat protein; protein product: MSTTRQYRNEKFSCSQFTGSIVEHCQFINCDFSSTDLTDTRFLHCQFYDRESEIGCNFSRAILKDASFKLCDLTMNNFGYAEALGIEIAECRVQGADFRGASFMNMITAKTWFCSAYITKSNLSYANFSKVVLEKCELWENRWVGTNVLGASFSGSDLSGGEFSSFDWRSANFTHCDLTQSVISELDIRTTDLEGVKLNSTQLAILAERLGIMLVD